The following DNA comes from Microbacterium terregens.
TCCACGTCGTCGACGTCGAGCCCGGTCAGCTCCGACACGCGCAGCGCCGACCCGTAGAGGACCTCGAGCATGGCGTGATCACGCAGATCGGTCGGCTCACCGTGACCCGCGCGGCCGGCGAGGTCATCGAGCATGCCCCGCACACCCTCGGCTGTTGCGACCTTCGGCAGCGTGCGGCCGCGTTTGGGCGCGACCAGTCGCAGGCTCGGGTCGAAGGTGATCAGCCCGTCCTCGGTCGCCCATCCGAAGAAGCCGCGCGCTGCGGCGGTCCGCCGCGCCAGCGTGGACCGCGCGTCGCCGCGTTGCGTCGCCTTCCAGAGCCACTCACGCAGCGCCTCCAGGTCGACATCGGCCACGTCGGCGCCCGGCATCGTGCGGGACAGATCGCGCAGGTCTGCCCGATACGCGCGTACGGTCGCTGGCGACAGCCGGCGCACCCGAGCGAGATGACTCGCGTACGCGTCCGCCGCAGTATCCAACTCCATCGCTCCAGCATGCCCTCGCCCGGTCGTTGACCGACGACGGCGCACGGCACTCAGCCCACCTGCTGCGCCGGTCGCGTTCGCCGCCACCCACTCTCGCCTCGTACGACGGTGCCCTCCAACGAGAGGAGTCCGAGCAGTGCGGCGACCTCGGCGGGGGCCAGCCCCGAACGGCGGGCGATCTCGGTCGTCTCGCGCCACGCTCGAAAGCTCATGGCGTCGGCGATGCGGGTCAGATCGTCGGTGTGCTCGTCACCGCTCGCCGAGGATGCCAGATCGAACAAGGTCGGGTGGGGACCGCCGAGCAGTTCGATGACCTCGTCGGCGTTGGTGATGCATCGCCCGTCGAACTCCCGAAGGATTCGGTGACAGCCCGCCGAGGCCGCGCTGGTCACCGGGCCGGGCACGGCGCCGAGGGGTCGCCCGAGCGCGGCGGCGTGTGCGGCCGTGTTGAGCGACCCGCTCCGCCAGCCCGCCTCGACCACCACCGTCGCATCCGCCA
Coding sequences within:
- a CDS encoding tyrosine recombinase XerC, coding for MELDTAADAYASHLARVRRLSPATVRAYRADLRDLSRTMPGADVADVDLEALREWLWKATQRGDARSTLARRTAAARGFFGWATEDGLITFDPSLRLVAPKRGRTLPKVATAEGVRGMLDDLAGRAGHGEPTDLRDHAMLEVLYGSALRVSELTGLDVDDVDLERATVRVFGKGSKERVVPFGVPARRALEAYLARGRPVLARAAPSGEEGPALFRGTRGGRITPRAVYDVVARELGRVLGTSTVGPHALRHSAATHLLDGGADLRAVQELLGHASLGTTQIYTHVSSERLAATYRLAHPRA